A portion of the Gorilla gorilla gorilla isolate KB3781 chromosome X, NHGRI_mGorGor1-v2.1_pri, whole genome shotgun sequence genome contains these proteins:
- the LOC101130171 gene encoding putative SNURF-like protein, whose translation MEQARDHLHLRWTTEQHMPEVEVQVKYRTAALSNQECQLYLRHSQQQQVLVVDFQAKLRQVFITETPRCGKKPYWNNEEAESKQNPGSIYCLLLLIRGGMSDSLIKREISNSEIVSKNKKN comes from the coding sequence ATGGAGCAAGCAAGGGATCACTTACACCTGAGATGGACTACAGAACAGCACATGCCCGAGGTGGAAGTTCAAGTCAAATACAGAACAGCTGCACTGAGCAACCAAGAGTGTCAATTGTACCTGAGGCATTCTCAGCAGCAGCAAGTGCTTGTGGTGGATTTCCAGGCCAAACTGAGACAGGTATTCATAACTGAGACACCAAGATGTGGTAAAAAGCCGTACTGGAACAATGAGGAAGCTGAATCCAAGCAAAATCCAGGCTCCATCTACTGTTTGCTTCTGCTTATTCGGGGAGGAATGAGTGATAgcctaataaaaagagaaattagcaaCTCTGAAATCGTaagtaagaataaaaagaattga